From bacterium, a single genomic window includes:
- a CDS encoding arsenate reductase ArsC — MQDGKAISARPEEWRAEAEALRAKRPRHILFLCVANSARSQMAEGIARSLAPQGVTVSSAGSAPAYVRPQAIRVLEEIGIDISGHRSRGLDSIDAGSVDAVITLCAEEVCPVYLGKAHRVHWGLHDPAAATGTEETRLNAFRAVRDELLRRLKVLFGHGEER; from the coding sequence GTGCAAGACGGCAAAGCGATAAGTGCGCGACCTGAGGAGTGGAGGGCCGAAGCGGAGGCCCTGCGGGCGAAACGCCCGCGCCACATCCTGTTCCTTTGCGTCGCGAACTCGGCACGCAGCCAGATGGCCGAGGGGATCGCCCGCTCCCTCGCCCCTCAAGGGGTAACGGTCTCTTCCGCGGGATCCGCCCCCGCCTACGTCCGTCCGCAGGCGATCCGGGTCCTCGAGGAGATCGGCATCGACATCTCCGGCCATCGATCCAGGGGGCTGGATTCCATCGACGCCGGGTCCGTCGACGCCGTGATCACCCTCTGCGCCGAGGAGGTCTGCCCCGTCTACCTCGGAAAGGCGCACCGTGTCCACTGGGGACTCCACGACCCGGCAGCGGCCACGGGCACGGAGGAAACCCGCCTGAACGCATTCCGGGCCGTCCGGGACGAGCTCCTCCGCCGCCTGAAGGTCCTCTTCGGCCACGGCGAGGAAAGATAA
- a CDS encoding metalloregulator ArsR/SmtB family transcription factor: protein MGLRDYESVLKAAADPKRVRILKILEGGEMCVCQIIAILSLGQSTVSKHLFLLRAGGLIKDRRDRKWVLYSLDHGSGSPYAARMLRNLRGWLNDDPVIARDRERAALAREIGPMVICDRNMTLPGRQCKTAKR from the coding sequence ATGGGACTGCGCGATTACGAGTCCGTGCTGAAGGCCGCGGCGGACCCCAAGCGGGTCCGGATCCTCAAGATCCTGGAAGGCGGAGAGATGTGCGTCTGCCAGATCATCGCGATCCTCTCCCTGGGGCAGTCCACGGTGTCGAAGCACCTCTTCCTGCTCCGGGCGGGCGGGCTCATCAAGGACCGCCGGGACCGGAAATGGGTCCTCTACTCCCTGGACCATGGCAGCGGCTCCCCGTATGCCGCGCGGATGCTGCGGAACCTCCGCGGCTGGCTGAACGACGATCCGGTCATCGCGAGAGATCGTGAACGGGCGGCCCTGGCGAGGGAGATCGGACCCATGGTGATCTGCGATCGGAACATGACCCTCCCCGGCAGACAGTGCAAGACGGCAAAGCGATAA
- the arsD gene encoding arsenite efflux transporter metallochaperone ArsD produces MRKLEIYEPPLCCPTGVCGPAPDPALAKLQEDILRWKKAGVVVERIAINQVPQRFMANPTVVELLTREGQEVLPVALLDGKVVCKGKYPTYEQVTREGM; encoded by the coding sequence TTGAGGAAACTGGAAATCTACGAGCCCCCGCTGTGCTGTCCCACGGGGGTGTGCGGGCCGGCGCCCGATCCCGCTCTCGCGAAACTTCAGGAGGACATCCTCCGGTGGAAGAAGGCGGGAGTCGTCGTGGAGCGGATCGCGATCAACCAGGTCCCGCAGCGGTTCATGGCGAATCCGACCGTGGTCGAACTGCTGACCCGGGAAGGGCAGGAGGTCCTTCCCGTCGCCCTGCTCGACGGGAAGGTCGTCTGCAAGGGGAAATATCCGACGTATGAACAGGTCACCCGGGAGGGTATGTAA
- a CDS encoding zinc ribbon domain-containing protein: MPTYAYLCRACGRPFEIRMSIREKDTWEPRCPVCGSAKVEQQLLGFSVGGGGGTPAPGG, encoded by the coding sequence GTGCCTACCTACGCGTACCTGTGCCGCGCCTGCGGCCGCCCGTTCGAGATCCGGATGTCCATCCGGGAGAAAGATACGTGGGAGCCTCGCTGCCCGGTGTGCGGCAGCGCGAAGGTGGAGCAGCAATTGCTCGGCTTCTCCGTCGGGGGCGGGGGTGGAACGCCGGCCCCGGGCGGGTGA
- a CDS encoding TRC40/GET3/ArsA family transport-energizing ATPase, whose protein sequence is MHKYTFFSGKGGVGKTTLAAATAVRTAQSGKRTLIVSTDPASNLADVFERPIGPRVTEIAPNLFALEIDPDTATKEYGERALAPLRAVLPPDAMKVLEEQFRSACTVEIASFDRFTDFLGDTEFDHVVFDTAPTGHTLRLLELPVDWSRHIEEAAQGNGQTCIGPVASLQGAKAKYDHAIAALREPGETEFTLVCRPERTSVDELLRAREELRTLGIGNFRIVVNGVIPAGAGGPFANQSSSQREQVRRLSGKLDRPCIEVPLQGGEVKGLSALGRFAAIAFDGKDDFLHGGFTGARPFTGFSPPHALREMLTGAAGSRTVVLTGKGGVGKTVTACALAARLAREGKRILLATTDPAAHIGSVLSAEVSSEVRPVPGYPGLFAVRIDQKESVEAYKAKILSQAAASGHTGEMLAVVREELESPCTEEMAVFEEFSGLVEREDFDAVILDTAPTGHTLRLLELPYDYARQVEMMVAVRKDDAGATGAKGKLDALVRRLKDPGETTFLLVIYPEYTPIFEAKRAAEDLKESGIEVQGVIANFLLEEDDCSSPFSISRYFMQQHYLKVAEETFRLPIFKVPMLPSEPAGKEALDRVGRELLGEPR, encoded by the coding sequence ATGCACAAGTACACGTTCTTTTCCGGCAAGGGGGGAGTGGGGAAAACCACCCTTGCGGCGGCCACTGCCGTGCGTACGGCGCAATCCGGAAAACGGACCCTGATCGTTTCCACGGACCCCGCCAGCAACCTGGCTGACGTCTTCGAACGCCCCATCGGGCCCCGGGTCACGGAGATCGCGCCGAACCTGTTCGCGCTCGAGATCGATCCGGACACCGCCACGAAGGAGTACGGGGAGCGCGCGCTGGCGCCCTTGCGCGCCGTCCTTCCTCCGGACGCCATGAAGGTTCTCGAGGAACAGTTCCGAAGCGCCTGCACCGTCGAGATCGCCTCGTTCGACCGGTTCACCGATTTTCTCGGGGACACGGAGTTCGACCACGTGGTCTTCGACACCGCGCCCACGGGTCACACGCTCCGGCTGCTCGAGCTCCCGGTCGACTGGTCCCGCCATATCGAGGAAGCCGCGCAGGGGAACGGCCAGACGTGCATCGGGCCGGTCGCCTCCCTGCAGGGGGCCAAGGCGAAATACGACCACGCCATCGCCGCGCTCCGGGAACCCGGCGAGACGGAGTTCACGCTGGTCTGCCGTCCGGAACGGACCTCCGTGGACGAGCTGCTCCGGGCCCGGGAAGAGCTGCGGACGCTCGGGATCGGAAATTTCCGGATCGTGGTGAACGGGGTGATCCCGGCCGGGGCGGGGGGGCCGTTCGCGAACCAGTCCTCTTCCCAGCGGGAGCAGGTCCGCCGTCTTTCCGGGAAGCTCGATCGACCCTGCATCGAGGTGCCCCTCCAGGGCGGGGAAGTGAAGGGTCTTTCCGCCCTGGGGCGGTTCGCCGCCATCGCCTTCGACGGAAAGGATGATTTTCTCCACGGCGGATTCACGGGCGCCCGTCCCTTCACGGGGTTTTCCCCCCCGCACGCCCTTCGGGAGATGTTGACCGGCGCGGCGGGAAGCAGGACGGTCGTCCTGACCGGCAAGGGAGGGGTCGGGAAAACCGTCACTGCGTGCGCCCTCGCGGCGCGCCTGGCACGGGAGGGGAAACGGATCCTCCTGGCGACCACCGACCCCGCGGCCCACATCGGTTCGGTCCTCTCGGCGGAGGTCTCGAGCGAGGTTCGTCCGGTTCCGGGCTACCCCGGGCTGTTCGCCGTCCGCATCGACCAGAAGGAGAGCGTCGAGGCGTACAAGGCGAAGATCCTCTCCCAGGCGGCCGCGTCCGGCCACACCGGCGAGATGCTCGCCGTGGTCCGGGAGGAGCTGGAATCCCCCTGCACGGAGGAGATGGCGGTCTTCGAGGAGTTCTCCGGCCTGGTGGAGCGGGAGGATTTCGACGCCGTGATCCTCGACACCGCCCCCACGGGGCATACCTTGCGGCTTCTCGAGCTGCCATACGATTATGCCCGCCAGGTCGAGATGATGGTGGCCGTCCGGAAGGACGATGCGGGGGCGACCGGCGCCAAGGGAAAGCTCGACGCGCTCGTCCGGCGCCTGAAGGATCCCGGGGAGACGACCTTTCTCCTCGTGATCTACCCGGAATACACCCCGATCTTCGAGGCGAAACGGGCCGCCGAAGACCTGAAGGAATCCGGCATAGAGGTACAGGGCGTCATCGCCAATTTCCTTCTCGAAGAGGACGACTGTTCGTCTCCCTTCTCCATCTCGCGGTACTTCATGCAGCAGCACTATCTCAAGGTGGCGGAGGAGACGTTCCGTCTGCCGATCTTCAAGGTGCCCATGCTGCCGTCGGAGCCCGCGGGAAAGGAGGCGCTCGACCGGGTGGGAAGGGAACTGCTCGGCGAGCCCCGATGA
- the arsB gene encoding ACR3 family arsenite efflux transporter yields MKKRLNVFERYLSLWVALCMGVGIFAGKMFPAAVDALRKMEFGTESRINIPIAVLIWLMIYPMMLKVDFTSILGVRKRPKGLIVTLVVNWLVKPFSMALFGYLFFKHLFLPWIGPELADQYLAGTIILAAAPCTAMVFVWSYLTDGDPAYTLVQVSVNDLIMLVLFAPIVKFLISGASSLTVPFMVLVYAVVFFIVIPLAAGIVSRTLLIRAKGTAWFEKFLSVLHPVTVVALLATLVFIFAFQADNITARSFHILLIAVPILIQVYFNSSLTYGLMKWLNVPHSVAAPGALIGASNFFELAVATAIALYGPGSGAALATVVGVLVEVPVMLSVCSFCNRTRHWFPAEAGRA; encoded by the coding sequence ATGAAGAAGCGGCTGAACGTGTTCGAGCGGTACCTGAGCCTCTGGGTCGCGCTCTGCATGGGGGTCGGCATCTTTGCCGGAAAGATGTTCCCCGCCGCCGTCGACGCGCTGAGGAAGATGGAGTTCGGCACGGAGAGCCGGATCAACATCCCGATCGCCGTCCTCATCTGGCTGATGATCTACCCGATGATGCTGAAGGTGGATTTCACCTCGATCCTCGGGGTCCGGAAGCGCCCCAAGGGGCTGATCGTCACGCTCGTCGTCAACTGGCTGGTGAAGCCGTTTTCGATGGCGCTTTTCGGATACCTCTTTTTCAAGCACCTGTTCCTGCCCTGGATCGGTCCGGAACTCGCGGACCAGTACCTGGCCGGCACCATCATCCTCGCGGCCGCGCCGTGCACGGCGATGGTCTTCGTCTGGAGCTACCTGACGGACGGGGACCCGGCGTACACCCTGGTCCAGGTCTCCGTGAACGACCTGATCATGCTCGTCCTGTTCGCCCCGATCGTGAAATTCCTGATCAGCGGCGCGTCCTCCCTGACGGTGCCGTTCATGGTCCTCGTCTACGCGGTCGTCTTCTTCATCGTCATCCCCCTGGCCGCCGGGATCGTATCCAGGACCTTGCTGATCCGCGCCAAGGGGACCGCCTGGTTCGAGAAGTTCCTGTCGGTCCTCCACCCCGTGACGGTCGTCGCGCTGCTGGCCACCCTGGTGTTCATCTTCGCGTTCCAGGCCGACAACATCACCGCCCGGTCGTTCCACATCCTGCTGATCGCCGTCCCGATCCTGATCCAGGTCTACTTCAACTCGTCGCTCACCTACGGGTTGATGAAGTGGCTGAACGTTCCGCACAGCGTGGCGGCCCCGGGTGCCCTCATCGGGGCCTCCAACTTCTTCGAACTGGCCGTGGCCACGGCGATCGCCCTCTACGGCCCGGGATCCGGGGCGGCGCTGGCGACCGTGGTCGGGGTCCTGGTGGAAGTCCCCGTCATGCTGTCCGTCTGTTCGTTCTGCAACCGGACGCGTCACTGGTTCCCCGCCGAGGCCGGGCGAGCGTAG
- a CDS encoding cyclopropane-fatty-acyl-phospholipid synthase family protein, translated as MGIGLHSPGKTVAAPPDRAASRCLAFLKDILGDFHPRDFRIRLWDGSTWDAEPGEPTRFTFVLQSPDGFRAMFRSPSEITLGEAYLREDIDVEGDLGEAFRLSDRLLRLRPGFDVRLRCARLLLSLPSASRPRPVRPVERLHGSLHSRERDRQAVTYHYDLSNDFYALWLDDRMVYSCAYFADPAEDLRTAQERKLHYICRKLRLRAGDRLLDIGCGWGALILCAAERYGANANGITLSSPQAELANRRIRNAGMAGRCRVDLRDYREIETWEGYDKLVSVGMFEHVGEARAREYFERAFRLLRPGGVFLNHGIACRSGIPSQPGPSFSDHYVFPDGELLPIATTLRAAEACGFEVRDVESLREHYVLTLRHWLRRLEERRLEASRFVDERTFRLWKLYLAGAAHTFRTGRNTVFQVLLVKPLHGESGLPLTRADWYDPGNTG; from the coding sequence ATGGGAATCGGCCTCCATTCCCCCGGGAAAACGGTCGCGGCGCCCCCCGATCGCGCCGCCTCCAGGTGCCTTGCGTTCCTGAAGGACATCCTCGGGGACTTCCATCCGCGGGATTTCCGCATCCGGCTGTGGGACGGCAGCACCTGGGACGCGGAGCCCGGGGAACCCACCCGATTCACGTTCGTTCTTCAGTCCCCCGACGGCTTCCGGGCGATGTTCCGCTCCCCCAGCGAGATCACCCTCGGCGAAGCGTATCTCCGCGAGGACATCGACGTGGAAGGAGACCTCGGGGAGGCGTTTCGCCTTTCCGATCGCCTGCTCCGCCTGCGGCCCGGTTTCGATGTGCGCCTCCGCTGCGCCCGGCTTCTGCTTTCCCTGCCCTCCGCCTCCCGCCCGCGCCCGGTGCGACCCGTGGAGAGGCTGCACGGCTCCCTTCACTCGAGGGAACGCGACCGGCAGGCCGTCACCTATCATTACGATCTCTCGAACGACTTCTACGCCCTTTGGCTGGACGACCGGATGGTTTACTCCTGCGCCTATTTCGCCGATCCCGCCGAGGACCTCCGGACCGCCCAGGAGCGGAAGCTTCATTACATCTGCCGGAAGCTGCGGCTTCGGGCCGGCGATCGCCTCCTCGACATCGGTTGCGGCTGGGGCGCGTTGATCCTTTGCGCGGCGGAACGGTACGGGGCCAATGCGAACGGGATCACGCTGAGCAGTCCCCAGGCGGAACTGGCGAACCGGCGGATACGAAATGCGGGAATGGCCGGCCGATGCCGGGTCGATCTCCGCGACTACCGGGAGATCGAGACGTGGGAAGGGTACGACAAGCTGGTCAGCGTGGGGATGTTCGAACACGTGGGCGAGGCCCGTGCGCGGGAATATTTCGAGCGGGCCTTCCGCCTCCTCCGTCCGGGCGGAGTCTTCCTGAACCACGGGATCGCCTGCCGGTCGGGGATCCCTTCCCAGCCGGGACCTTCCTTTTCCGACCATTACGTCTTCCCGGACGGGGAGCTGCTGCCGATCGCAACGACGCTGCGGGCGGCGGAGGCGTGCGGCTTCGAAGTGCGGGACGTGGAGAGCCTCCGGGAGCATTACGTGCTCACCCTGCGGCACTGGCTGCGGCGCCTGGAGGAGCGGCGCCTGGAAGCCTCCCGCTTCGTCGACGAAAGGACCTTCCGGCTCTGGAAGCTGTACCTGGCAGGCGCGGCCCATACCTTCCGTACGGGACGGAACACCGTCTTCCAGGTCCTCCTCGTGAAGCCCCTCCACGGCGAGAGCGGGCTTCCGCTCACCCGGGCGGATTGGTACGATCCGGGGAACACCGGATGA
- a CDS encoding archease: MTPPYRYLEDVATADVAFEAWGATKEETFLAAADATLNTMVEKIGTVAPLERRVFSLAADSLDLLLFELLQELVYHKDAERLLLRVRDMRIEETGSGYRLHAVAIGETIDPARHPLLADIKAVTLHRLAVDRTPDGWRAVVVLDV; this comes from the coding sequence ATGACCCCGCCGTACCGGTACCTGGAGGACGTCGCCACCGCGGACGTGGCCTTCGAGGCGTGGGGCGCAACGAAGGAAGAGACGTTTCTCGCGGCGGCGGATGCGACGCTGAACACGATGGTGGAGAAGATCGGGACGGTCGCTCCCCTGGAACGCCGCGTCTTCTCCCTTGCCGCCGATTCCCTCGATCTCCTCCTGTTCGAGCTCCTTCAGGAACTCGTCTACCACAAGGACGCCGAGCGGCTCCTGCTGCGAGTTCGCGATATGCGGATCGAGGAGACCGGATCGGGGTATCGCCTCCACGCCGTAGCGATCGGGGAGACGATCGACCCCGCGAGACACCCTCTCCTCGCGGACATCAAGGCGGTGACCCTGCACCGCCTGGCGGTGGACAGGACCCCCGACGGGTGGCGCGCCGTCGTCGTTCTCGACGTCTGA
- a CDS encoding RtcB family protein — MPVPSDIVRISETVWEIPVSHKTGMLVPARIFATETLLSTFDDGVFEQITNVATLPGIVGHAFCMPDGHWGYGFPIGGLAAMDPEKGVISPGGIGFDINCGMRLCLTNLTYEEVKPHLRTLVDRIAGRVPAGVGAEGTVRLSRDEFREAVEQGARWAIKRGYGWKEDLERTEEGGCLPGADASKVSEKAIDRGHRQIGTLGSGNHYLEIQVAKAENVFDRETAEAFGIVLPDQVVVMFHCGSRGFGHQVATDYLRVFLGAMRGKYGIHVPDRELACAPFRSPEGQDYFAAMKCAVNMSFANRQVILHRIREVFSEVFGKDAKDLGMRQVYDVSHNTAKIERHLFEGRHRELLVHRKGATRAFGPGMPGLPGIYRDTGQPVILGGSMETGSYLLAGVATGDVAFFTTAHGSGRAMSRTAARKRYRGRQLQEEMQERGIYVRTASWSGLAEEAGPAYKNIDDVVEATERAGLSRRVVRLLPVGNVKG; from the coding sequence GTGCCGGTCCCGAGCGATATCGTCCGCATCTCCGAAACGGTCTGGGAGATTCCCGTCTCCCACAAGACGGGGATGCTCGTACCCGCCCGCATCTTCGCCACGGAAACGCTCCTCTCGACGTTCGACGACGGCGTCTTCGAGCAGATCACGAACGTCGCCACCCTCCCCGGCATCGTGGGTCACGCCTTCTGCATGCCCGACGGGCACTGGGGGTACGGTTTCCCGATCGGCGGCCTCGCCGCGATGGATCCCGAAAAGGGGGTGATCTCCCCCGGCGGCATCGGCTTCGACATCAACTGCGGCATGCGGCTCTGCCTCACGAACCTGACGTACGAAGAGGTCAAGCCGCACCTCAGGACCCTCGTGGACCGGATCGCCGGGCGCGTCCCCGCCGGCGTGGGGGCCGAGGGGACCGTTCGGCTCTCCCGGGACGAGTTCCGCGAAGCCGTGGAACAAGGAGCCCGGTGGGCGATAAAGCGCGGGTACGGGTGGAAGGAGGATCTCGAGCGCACCGAGGAAGGGGGGTGCCTTCCGGGCGCCGACGCCTCGAAGGTGAGCGAGAAAGCGATCGACCGCGGCCACCGGCAGATCGGAACCCTGGGGTCGGGGAACCACTACCTGGAGATCCAGGTGGCGAAGGCCGAAAACGTCTTCGACCGGGAAACCGCGGAAGCGTTCGGCATCGTCCTCCCCGACCAGGTGGTCGTCATGTTCCACTGCGGCAGCCGGGGATTCGGCCACCAGGTGGCGACCGACTACCTCCGGGTCTTCCTCGGTGCGATGCGGGGGAAGTACGGGATCCATGTCCCCGACCGGGAGCTGGCGTGCGCCCCCTTCCGCTCCCCGGAGGGACAGGACTACTTCGCCGCGATGAAGTGCGCGGTGAACATGTCCTTCGCCAACCGGCAGGTGATCCTCCACCGGATCCGCGAGGTGTTCTCCGAGGTATTCGGGAAGGACGCGAAGGACCTCGGGATGCGCCAGGTCTACGACGTGTCGCACAACACGGCAAAGATCGAGCGGCACCTCTTCGAGGGAAGGCACCGGGAGCTGCTCGTCCATCGGAAGGGGGCGACCCGGGCGTTCGGCCCCGGGATGCCGGGGCTCCCCGGGATCTATCGGGACACGGGCCAGCCGGTGATCCTCGGCGGGAGCATGGAAACGGGATCGTACCTGCTGGCCGGAGTCGCCACCGGCGATGTCGCGTTCTTCACCACCGCGCACGGAAGCGGGCGGGCGATGAGCCGGACGGCGGCGAGGAAACGGTATCGCGGGCGGCAGCTGCAGGAGGAGATGCAGGAACGGGGGATCTACGTGCGGACGGCGAGCTGGTCCGGCCTCGCCGAGGAGGCGGGCCCCGCCTACAAGAACATCGACGACGTGGTCGAGGCCACGGAGCGCGCGGGGCTCAGCCGGCGGGTGGTCCGCCTGCTCCCCGTCGGAAACGTGAAGGGATGA
- a CDS encoding ATP-binding protein has translation MELEPELAAQLKRVLSSLETLLPRPVPRIDWAECVAANWRKRSFSGYLEPIEDVETLRLEDLLGIEEQKSTVEENTRQFLAGLPANNILLWGSRGTGKSSLVRALLHTYAPEGLRIVQVDKDDLVHLPSIVDEVKGLPYKFLLFSDDLSFETGESSYKMLKSALDGSVYAPPENVLIYVTSNRRHLVPEYESDNRGAMMAGGEIHHGEAVEEKISLSGRFGIWVAFHPFSQDLYLDVVRRWMERMCAKHGARLPWTKEARDEAILWSQRKGDCSGRIAYQFAGHWVGRELLRGEPVA, from the coding sequence ATGGAACTGGAACCGGAACTGGCCGCGCAACTGAAACGGGTGCTTTCCTCCCTCGAGACGCTGCTCCCCCGCCCCGTGCCTCGGATCGACTGGGCGGAGTGCGTCGCCGCGAACTGGCGGAAGCGCTCCTTCTCCGGGTACCTCGAGCCGATCGAGGACGTCGAGACCCTTCGCCTCGAGGATCTCCTCGGCATCGAGGAGCAGAAAAGCACCGTGGAAGAGAACACCCGGCAATTCCTCGCCGGCCTCCCCGCGAACAACATCCTCCTGTGGGGTTCGCGCGGCACCGGGAAATCGTCGCTCGTGCGGGCGCTTCTCCACACATACGCGCCCGAGGGCCTTCGGATCGTCCAGGTGGACAAGGACGACCTCGTTCACCTTCCCTCCATCGTGGACGAAGTGAAGGGGCTCCCGTACAAGTTCCTCCTCTTCTCCGACGACCTCTCCTTCGAAACGGGGGAATCGAGCTACAAGATGCTGAAGAGCGCCCTCGACGGCTCGGTGTACGCGCCGCCGGAAAACGTCCTGATCTACGTGACATCCAACCGGCGGCACCTGGTGCCCGAGTACGAGAGCGACAATCGCGGCGCGATGATGGCGGGTGGAGAGATCCACCACGGGGAGGCCGTGGAGGAGAAGATCTCCCTGTCCGGGCGATTCGGCATCTGGGTTGCCTTCCACCCGTTTTCGCAGGATCTTTACCTGGACGTGGTCCGGCGGTGGATGGAGAGAATGTGCGCAAAACACGGCGCCCGCCTCCCGTGGACGAAGGAGGCGCGGGACGAGGCGATCCTCTGGTCCCAGCGCAAGGGGGACTGCAGCGGCCGCATCGCGTACCAGTTCGCCGGCCACTGGGTCGGAAGGGAGCTGCTCCGGGGGGAGCCCGTCGCGTAG
- the draG gene encoding ADP-ribosyl-[dinitrogen reductase] hydrolase: MSARRNSPPGAAGTVDRARATLLGVAVGDALGATTEFMTPAEIRNRFGVLRDIVGGGWLKLSPGQVTDDTEMTLCVARGIVRSGRWDLGPIADRFAHWLSGDPADVGPTCRRGIEEYMEKGRLEASPNERGAGNGAAMRVAPVALYTLGDAELLSRLAVEQAHITHHHPLSDAACVSVGAMIHRGLLGAPLPDLRAAAEELAARHPEFRFEGYDGNSSAYVVDTLRTVFDGFFSTDTFEDCVVKTVNRGGDADTTGSIAGAIAGARYGLAAIPQRWLRALDPGLREELSMLAEELVRMSPLFAEASEPPR; encoded by the coding sequence TTGAGCGCGCGCAGGAACTCTCCGCCCGGCGCGGCCGGGACCGTCGACCGCGCGCGGGCGACGCTCCTGGGCGTCGCCGTCGGAGACGCGCTGGGGGCCACGACCGAATTCATGACGCCGGCCGAGATCCGGAACCGGTTCGGCGTCCTCCGCGACATCGTCGGCGGGGGCTGGTTGAAGCTTTCGCCGGGACAGGTCACCGACGACACGGAGATGACGCTTTGCGTCGCCAGGGGGATCGTCCGGTCGGGACGGTGGGATCTCGGGCCGATCGCGGACCGGTTCGCCCATTGGCTGTCGGGGGACCCCGCCGACGTGGGACCCACCTGCCGCCGCGGGATCGAGGAGTACATGGAAAAGGGACGGCTGGAAGCCTCCCCCAACGAGCGCGGGGCGGGAAACGGCGCGGCAATGCGGGTCGCGCCGGTCGCGCTCTATACGCTCGGGGACGCGGAGCTCCTCTCCCGCCTCGCGGTCGAGCAGGCGCATATCACCCACCACCACCCGCTGTCCGACGCGGCGTGCGTATCGGTGGGAGCGATGATCCATCGGGGCCTTCTCGGGGCGCCCCTGCCGGACCTGCGGGCGGCGGCGGAAGAATTGGCGGCGCGGCATCCCGAATTCCGCTTCGAGGGGTATGATGGCAATTCGTCCGCCTACGTGGTAGACACGCTACGGACGGTGTTCGACGGCTTCTTCTCCACGGACACCTTCGAGGATTGCGTCGTGAAAACGGTGAACCGGGGGGGCGACGCGGACACGACGGGGTCCATCGCCGGCGCGATCGCCGGCGCCCGGTACGGGCTCGCCGCGATCCCGCAACGGTGGCTGCGGGCGCTCGACCCGGGTCTTCGGGAGGAGCTGTCGATGCTCGCGGAGGAGCTCGTCCGGATGTCGCCGCTGTTCGCCGAGGCTTCGGAACCGCCGCGTTGA
- a CDS encoding NAD(+)--dinitrogen-reductase ADP-D-ribosyltransferase: MGADTLPVNRCDHPPWVIASHLFNRNPLPIEIQGVRRSHRALFAQLDRTEDPKARARAFREYMSLVFQVGKWRKEPSPIGRRSLRNSYLRFLRGWMQDSSSPEGAVLKGWVESRFGLPPTFHAGPIEDLHSPAYVLYLVERMRESARSNAVESQFDVLYEFVQYELRRRHAGVSSFTLYRGVRNLEEHRVLKDLGENRLVVRLNNLNSFTSRLEHAWQFGSRVFEAAVPASKVFFRSGLLPGILPRGEEESLVIGGEYEVTVRLY, translated from the coding sequence ATGGGCGCCGATACCCTTCCGGTGAACCGATGCGACCACCCGCCGTGGGTGATCGCATCGCACCTCTTCAATCGAAATCCCCTGCCGATCGAGATCCAGGGCGTCCGTCGCTCGCACCGCGCCCTGTTCGCGCAACTCGACCGCACCGAGGATCCCAAGGCACGGGCGCGGGCTTTCCGGGAATACATGTCCCTCGTCTTCCAGGTGGGGAAATGGCGAAAGGAACCCTCCCCCATCGGACGCCGGTCCCTGCGGAACAGTTATCTCCGGTTCCTGCGGGGCTGGATGCAGGACTCCAGTTCCCCGGAGGGGGCCGTGCTGAAGGGGTGGGTGGAAAGCCGCTTCGGCCTTCCCCCCACGTTCCATGCCGGGCCGATCGAGGACCTTCATTCCCCCGCCTACGTCCTGTACCTCGTCGAGCGGATGCGGGAGAGCGCCCGGAGCAACGCCGTCGAGTCCCAGTTCGACGTTCTCTACGAGTTCGTCCAATACGAGCTGCGGCGGCGCCACGCCGGGGTCTCCTCCTTCACGCTCTATCGCGGCGTCCGCAACCTCGAGGAGCATCGCGTCCTGAAGGACCTGGGGGAGAACCGCCTGGTCGTGCGCCTGAACAACCTCAATTCGTTCACCTCCCGCCTGGAGCACGCCTGGCAGTTCGGCAGCCGTGTGTTCGAGGCCGCCGTTCCCGCGTCGAAGGTCTTCTTCCGCTCCGGCCTTCTTCCCGGGATCCTGCCGAGAGGGGAGGAAGAGTCGCTGGTGATCGGGGGGGAGTACGAAGTGACGGTGCGGCTCTATTGA